TCGCCGAGCCTGCGGTCGACGAGCAGGCCGGTGACGAGGCGCGCGGTGGCTGCGGGCGTGGCCCACAGGCCGCCGGCGGGCAGGATCGCGCCGGTCATGGTCCAGGGCCGCTCCGGTCGTCCGAAGATCCCCCGGCGGCACAGCCGTCTGCCAGGCGGCGGATCGGCGGCGACGTCGGTGACGCCGAGCGGGTCGAGGACATGCCGGTGCAGGAGTTCCTCGTACGGGGTGCGGGTGGCCGCGACCAGGGCAGCGCCCAGCAGGGCGTATCCGAGGTTGGAGTATTCCTCGGTGGTGCCCGCGGGAGCCGTGACCAGGGTGTCCAGGTGCAGTACGACCGCGTCCAGGGCCTGAGGGCCGAAGGCCGCGTAGGGGTCGCGGCCGCTGATTCCGGGGGGCAGCCGTGGCAGGCCCGATATGTGCTCGGCGAGGTGGCGCAGGGTGATGCCGGTGCCCTCCGGCGCGGGCAAGAACGACTCCAGCGGGTCGTCGAGGCTCAGGACTCCGCGGTCGGCCAAGGCGGTCAGGACGGTTGCGGTGAGCGTTTTGGTCAGGGACCCGATCTGCACGAACAGGTCCAGGCTGTGGCCGTTGCGTACCTGGGGCGGCTCGAAGCTGCTGAGTACGCAGGTGGGAACTCGGAGCATGTTGGTCTTCAGTCGTGCGTCCGGGGCAGCGCGCATGCCGCCGTGCCCGCAGGCATGCGGTGCCGGTGGGTGGCCACCTGGCGATAGACGAGTCGAGCGGCCTGCCTGACGACGGGCGCGCGCAAGAGCAGTCCGGTGGCCCGGTAGCGGAAACGGGGTGAGGACGCGAGGTAGGCACCGAGTGCCTGCGCTCCGGAATCGGCCACGTGGGCCCCGCGAAAGACGAGGACTTCTCGGTCGAGGCGTTCCCGGTGCGGCCGGGTGATGTGGTCGGGCAGTGCTTGCCACGGCATGGCCCGCATACGTGGCCTGGCATGGCGTTGCAGTCGAGTGATGGTCGCCTGACAGAAACCGCAGTCACCGTCGAAGGCGAGGCTGGGCGCGTCGGGGCTGACGGCTGTCGAGAGGTCGATGCGCACGGGCTTGTCCTCCTGTGCAGGGTTCGTGGGGAGGGCCGGGCAGGCGCGGGCCTGCCCACGAAGGAACGGTCAGGCGCGTGCAAGCCAGAGTTCGAGCACAGCCTCCCGCTCCCGTGACCGGAGGACCTTGGTCGGCCGGGTCTGTTCCCACCACTCGGTCATGACGGCGGGCGTAGCGGTGCCCTGGGTGAAGTGGCTGATCAACCGGCGTGAGAGAGCGACCTCGCGCGGGGAGTAGGCGACGGCGGCGCTGGAGTAGACCGGCGTCCGGTAGGTGCCGTCGGACGCGATGACGGAGAGGGTCATCTCGGTCGGGCTACTCGGCACCCAGGCGTCCAGAGCTGCTGCGACGAAGCTCGCGGCGTGGGTCGCCCAGCGTTGCGGAGCGGAGCGGGTCGGGACCTCGGTGATCTCCAGGCCGACGAGGTCGGACCATGTCCACTCCCGTGGGTGCGGACCGGTGACGCGGGGCCCCGCTGCCGTGAGCACCACGTTGGGGGCCGGTGCCGTCGCCGGGGCTCCCACGTACACGCCGTCCGCCGAGACCCAGAACAGTCCCACCGTGGCGCCGTCCTCGGCGGGGTGGAGGGGCGGGGTTTCTTCCATGTCCTGTCGGTCTCCTTGGTCGACCCGGTGAAACTGGGAGCTTGCCCGGCGACGGGCGTCGATGCGCCGTTTCCGGCCAAAGGCGCCGGGAGGGCGCTGAGAGTTATACGGATTCCTCGGTGAGCGCTCCTTCGCGGGCATGCTCGGTGCGCTGCTGCGTCTTGCGGGCCCACCGGCTCAGCCGTACGGCCAGATCGTGCGCCATGGAGACGGCCTTACCGAGTTCCTTGTCGAGGAAGACGAGGTCGCAGGCGATCATCGTCAAGGCGAAGCCGGTCAGGCCCATGCACACCGCGATGGCGAGGTGGAAGCTGATCGACATCGCGGCGGCCCAGGGGCGCAGCGCCGGTACCAGCACGCCCATGGGGAAGTAGACGAGGAAGAGGACGGTGATGTACGTCCCGGCCACGACCAGGAAGTCGTTGCCGTAGATCAGGTGCGAGACGCCGGGGAGCGAGAACTCCGGAACCCGGAGCACATAGAACAGGGCGGTCCCGTCCTGCCACATTGGCCCCTGCACCTTGTACAGGCCACTGACGACGTACACCAGGCACATCTGGGCGGCAATGGCCACGACGCCAAGATTGTGCAGCGGTGTGCTCAGCGAGCGCAGGTGCGCCGGCAAGCGCCGGGCGAGTCTGTCCGCGAGGCCGGAAGTCAGGGAGAACCGGTCGTAGCAGCGTGTGGCGAGGAGCATGGGAATGACCAGGTAGGCCAGATTGTCGCCACCGTCCAGCAGCACCGGCTGGCGCTCGTAGAGGGACCACAGGAACACCCAGTGGCAGGCGAGCACCCCCCTGCCGCCGACGCCCAGGGTCACCATCAGGGCAGTGATCAGGCCCAGATGGAAGACCAGTTGGAACCATGCCTCCGATGAGCTCCAGGCGTACAGGCTGAAGGAACCGTCATCGTGCAACTGTGCGACGAATTCCCGCCATGGAAGAATGGCGTCGGGCCCGAAGAGATAAGCGCGGTCGGCGTACTGGCTGACGTAGAACATCAGCCCGACGAACCCCAGCAGGGCACGGGTTCCGGACACGCCGACGACGCCGAGCGGCACCGAACTCCATCTGTCGACCGTGGAGATGAGCCTTTTCATCCGACCGCCTCGGTGTTCCGCCACTTGAGGTCCTCGAAGCTGGTCCTTCCTTTGGCGGAGGAATCCTTGCGCTGCGACCACGAGGGCAGTTCGTGCACGTACATGCGCACCTGCACGGCGGAAGGCGCCGCGCCGTCACAGACCTTCGGCAACTGGGACAGCGAATACCGCGCCAGGAAGATCTCCGCCTTGTTCCGGGATGCCTTCTCGTCGGGGAGGAGGGGAACCGGCCGTTTCTTCTTCTCCACCTCCTTGTCCCGCAACCGCTCCAGAACCGGATCCGGAGTGTCCATCTGGGTGATGGTTCCGCTGACGAGCCGGTTGATACGAGACGGAAAGAACCGGTCGCGTTGAACCCTGTCCACATAGGGTCGGGTTACGTCATAGAAGCCGGTGAGGCGGCCATTTCCGCACTTGGCCCGCGCGAGAATGCCGCGGTCGTCCGACAAGGGGTCCGGGGCGAAAAGCATCCAGTTCTGGGACAGATAGGGCTCCGTCACGGAATGAATCTCATTGTAGTAGCGCAGCTTGACCGGGTTCAGCGGCGCCTGGGTCAGGGCTGCGGTGGCGAGGTAGGCGCCCAGGAGGGCGGCCCCGGAAACCAGGACCGCCCTCCTGACCACGACACGCTCGGTCACTTGTCGAAGACCGTCTCGGCCGCCTTGGCACCGTTGACGCCCTTGGTGGCCTTCAGGTGGGTCCCGAAGAGGTCGTTGGCCACCTGGCCGAGCCCCTTCGCCACGTACGGGCAGGCCGCGCGGCCGTGCACCACGGCCTTGCCCAGCAGGCTGCCGAAGCCGGCGGGCATCCTCGCGACGCCCGGCTGGACGGCCGCCGGAGCGGCGTGCACCTGCGGCGCCGCGGCCTGCGCGGTCCCCTGCATGCTCAGCACGGCCGCGACACCAGCCGTGGCGATGCCCGCGACGGTGAACAGCTTCTTCATCTTCTCTCCTTATACCTGCCGAATTTGGGCAGGGTTATCCGAGGGATAGAAGAGGGATGGAATGCCGGCAGCGCGGAAGCGTGCTGCCCGAATTTCCCCCTGTTGGCAACGGAGGCACTGTCGGCGTGTGGTCAGCAGGCCGTGTCCCCGTTGGCTGGATACTTTCACACCCGGAGCCGATGTTTCTCGCCAGTAACAACCCGCACGACCGAAAATGATCAACGACATGGGCGATAGATGGCCAACATTGTCGAGAATTGAACTTTACTTCACTGTCAATTCCGGACAAATGGGGGCATGTCTGAGGTGGTTCCGAGCGGGGCAGGGGCGCACGCCACTCCGGCGTCCATCGGAGGGGGTTGGCTGAAAATGTACGCTCCCAGCCGGTCGGGATCGGAGAAACACCTGCCTCCGGCCACCGGCTAGCGTGGCCAGCACGGACGACGCAGCGTGTCTCCGGTAACCCCGTACCGGCCTCAGCCACGGCTCACTAGTGTGATGCGCCTGAAATCGCAGGCTTAAGTCTCTCGCTGATTTTCGGTGGCTGGCGGAGTGAGCTTGGTGAGGTAGTCGGCGAGGGATTTGAGGATCTCGTCGGCGGTCTTGGTCCAGGTGAAGGGCCGGGGGTTCTCGTTCCATGAGTCGATCCAGGCCCTGATGTCCTCCTCCAGCGCCTTCACCGAGGTGTGGACGCCTCGGCGGATGAGCTTGTCGGTGAGCAGGCCGAACCACCGCTCGACCTGGTTGATCCAGGAAGAGCCGGTCGGAGTGCAGTGGACATGGAAGCGGGGGTGCTTGCCGAGCCAGGTCTTGATCTCGGGGGTGTTGTGGGTGGCGTAGTTGTCACACACCAGGTGCACATCGAGCCCGGCAGGAACCGCCTTGTCTATCGTGACCAGAAACTTCTTGAACTCGACGGCCCGGTGGCGGCGGTGCAGTTCACCGATGACAGTGCCGTCGGCGATGTTGAAGGCGGCGAACAGGCTGGTGATGCCGTGTCGCAGGTAGTCGTGGGTGCGCCGTTCGGGCATGCCCGGCATCATCGGCAGCACCGGCTGCGAGCGGTCCAGCGCCTGAATCTGGCTCTTCTCGTCCACGCACAACACCACGGCTTTCTCCGGCGGGTTGTGGTACAGGCCGACGACGTCGACGACCTTCGCGACGAACTGCGGGTCGGTGGAGAGCTTGAAGGCGTCCTGCAGGTGCGGCTTGAGGTCGAACTTCTTCCAGATCCGCCCGATGGTGGACTTCGACAGCCCGGTGCGGGCGGCCATGGAGGCCCGCGACCAGTGGGTGTCCTGGCCCGGGGCGGATTCCAGCGTCGCGACGACCACGTCCTCGACCTGGTCGAGCAGGATGGACGGCGGCCGGCCGGGCCGCGGCTCGTCGACCAGACCGTCCAGCCGCCGCTTGACGAACCGGGCCCGCCAGCGGTTCACCGACTGCTCGCTCACCCCGAGCTCGGCCGCCACCTGCTTGTTCGTCCCGCCCTCCGCGCACCGCAGCACGATCCTCGCGCGCAGAGCCAAAAACTGCGCGGTCTTCGCGCGCCTCGCCCAACGCGTCAGCTGAGCCCGTTCGTCATCACTGAGCACCAGCTCCGACTTGCGTCGGCCCGGCCGCGGCTCATCCGCAAGCCCGGCCATCCGCCGGGCAGCAAACCGCGAGCGCCACTTCCTCACCGTGTCCGCGGTTACCTTGAACTCCGCCGCCACACGCGTATTCGGCTTCCCATCCGCACACGCCAAGACGATGCGTGCCCGCTCGGCGAGACGGGGCGCCACTGCCCCGCCCGCCCAGCGCAACAACTCGGCGCGCTCCTCATCGGACAGCACAACTTCGACGGCACGAGGACCCCGAGACATGAAAACAGGCTACAGACTTAAGCCTGCGATTTCAGGCGCATCACACTAGCTGACATCGGTGCGTTGACCAGCTCTCGGGGCTTCGGCCTGTGCGATGCGGCGGCCGTGTTCGGCAGCTCGTAGAAGTGACTGGGCTACCCGTCCGGCGTCGTCGGGGTGCAGGCAAGTCTCCTGGGTCCACAGCACTGCCAGTTGCACGGCGCCGTTCAGCGGGTTCGTTGCTACGTCTACCTCGACGCCGTTGCCGGTGGCGTCGGGACCTCCAGGTCCAGATCGCTGCTGTAGGCGCTCATCTGACTGAGCATGCAGGAAGCCCGGCTTCAGGGGCGAGGCCGCACCTTCGTCATCAGCTGAGACGTGACGCGGTGGATCGAGGTTTGAATTCCAGAGCACAGGGTGGGAGTTACCTGTACGACGACGATCCCAAGAGCCGCCGCCGTCGCCGCGCCGTCCCGCTGCCTGCCCTCTGTATCGCCCCCCTGCGCTGGCAGCGCATACGGTAGGCAGCTGCCCGCGCGAAGGCGGGGGAGAAGTGGCAGGAGTCCGCGTACGTCTTCACTACCCGGACCGGCCGCCTGGTCGAGCCGCGCAGCTCTCTCGCTCCTTCACCCGCGTCGCCCAGTCCGCCGGCCTCCGCGTCATCCGACTGCACGACGCCCGCCACGGCACGGCCACGCTCCTCACGGCGGCAGGAGTCGCGCCCCGCGTCGTGATGGAGATCCTGGGCCACTCCCGGATCAGCATCACCATGGACGTCTACACCCACGTCGTCCAGGACACGCAACGCGAGGCCATGAGCCACATGTACCGGCTGTTGCGGAAGCGCCCTGGTCGTCAGTGACCGCGCTCGTTGATGTCAGCTGTAGATGTCAGAGGGGCCTCACCTACCAAAATCGGTAGGTGAGGCCCCTCTGAACTGGTGCCCCCGGCAGGATTCGAACCTGCGACACCCGCTTTAGGAGAGCGGTGCTCTATCCCCTGAGCTACGAAGGCATCTCTTGATCAAGCCCTGAGCGGCCCGGGGCCGGTTGCTGCGGTGGGGACACGGGCTCAGCCCGCGGCGCACGCCACAGCGCCCGCCAGGGCGCTCGATCCACAGGGTACCGGATCGGGGCTCGGGCGGGCGCTGGTGTCGGGGAGCAGGGTGGGAGAGGTGGTCAGGCCGTGTGGCTCAGCAGGGGCCCCTCATCGGCTTCCCTCCTTCATGACGAGAGCGGGCAACAGGTTCGGCTGGGCGGTGGCCGGCTCTCCCATGCGAACGGTGAGCTGTTGGAACAGGGCGAGTTGGTGTGGGGCCGGCCCTGAGGCCGTGCGGGCCGCAGCCACCGGGGTGCCGGACGCGGCCCCCTCCCGGTAGAGGACGGCCAGCGCGTCCCGGAGGGCGCGGTCCGCCTCCGTCCCTGCCGGGGCCGCGCCCCAGCGGGTGTGCGGGAACATCGGGGTCTACCAGGCGGACATCCCCCGATCGGCCGTCCTGGAACTCGGTCCGGGCGGCGACCCGGCCGCCGTCTGGCGGGAAGTCCTGGCAACCGCTTGGTCCGGGCAAGCCGCTATCTGATCGGTCTGGCGAGCGGGGCGCCTGACGCGGCCGTTCAGTACGCCAAGAGCCGGCGCCAGTTCGGCCGGCCGCTCGGCCGGATCCCGTCGATCGCCTTCCGCCTCGCCGCGAGCCGCGCGCGGGTGCACGCGACACGCCTGCTCGTGCGGGACACCGCGGCGCGCGCCGGACAAGGGCGAGCCCATCGGGACGGCGGCACCGGGGCTCTCGCCCTCGCGGCGGAGGTGAGCCGCACCGTGACCGGCGAAGCGGTCCACGTACACGGCGCCTTCGGGATGACGCTGCAGGTGGGCATGGAGAGCATCTGGCTGGGGGCGGTGCCGGAGCCGCGGCGGTTCAGCACGAGGGGACGTGGGTGAAGCGGGAGGCCGTGTGGAGATCTCTTTGAATGCGGTC
Above is a genomic segment from Streptomyces fodineus containing:
- a CDS encoding serine hydrolase domain-containing protein encodes the protein MLRVPTCVLSSFEPPQVRNGHSLDLFVQIGSLTKTLTATVLTALADRGVLSLDDPLESFLPAPEGTGITLRHLAEHISGLPRLPPGISGRDPYAAFGPQALDAVVLHLDTLVTAPAGTTEEYSNLGYALLGAALVAATRTPYEELLHRHVLDPLGVTDVAADPPPGRRLCRRGIFGRPERPWTMTGAILPAGGLWATPAATARLVTGLLVDRRLGEPAPAWQRAGRLLWHNGATGGASVFAGAAPQGWVLVHRLSGRSAATDQLALQTLRRFVDVPSQ
- a CDS encoding thiol-disulfide oxidoreductase DCC family protein, which translates into the protein MRIDLSTAVSPDAPSLAFDGDCGFCQATITRLQRHARPRMRAMPWQALPDHITRPHRERLDREVLVFRGAHVADSGAQALGAYLASSPRFRYRATGLLLRAPVVRQAARLVYRQVATHRHRMPAGTAACALPRTHD
- a CDS encoding HTTM domain-containing protein, which gives rise to MKRLISTVDRWSSVPLGVVGVSGTRALLGFVGLMFYVSQYADRAYLFGPDAILPWREFVAQLHDDGSFSLYAWSSSEAWFQLVFHLGLITALMVTLGVGGRGVLACHWVFLWSLYERQPVLLDGGDNLAYLVIPMLLATRCYDRFSLTSGLADRLARRLPAHLRSLSTPLHNLGVVAIAAQMCLVYVVSGLYKVQGPMWQDGTALFYVLRVPEFSLPGVSHLIYGNDFLVVAGTYITVLFLVYFPMGVLVPALRPWAAAMSISFHLAIAVCMGLTGFALTMIACDLVFLDKELGKAVSMAHDLAVRLSRWARKTQQRTEHAREGALTEESV
- a CDS encoding DUF5819 family protein encodes the protein MTERVVVRRAVLVSGAALLGAYLATAALTQAPLNPVKLRYYNEIHSVTEPYLSQNWMLFAPDPLSDDRGILARAKCGNGRLTGFYDVTRPYVDRVQRDRFFPSRINRLVSGTITQMDTPDPVLERLRDKEVEKKKRPVPLLPDEKASRNKAEIFLARYSLSQLPKVCDGAAPSAVQVRMYVHELPSWSQRKDSSAKGRTSFEDLKWRNTEAVG
- a CDS encoding IS630 family transposase: MSRGPRAVEVVLSDEERAELLRWAGGAVAPRLAERARIVLACADGKPNTRVAAEFKVTADTVRKWRSRFAARRMAGLADEPRPGRRKSELVLSDDERAQLTRWARRAKTAQFLALRARIVLRCAEGGTNKQVAAELGVSEQSVNRWRARFVKRRLDGLVDEPRPGRPPSILLDQVEDVVVATLESAPGQDTHWSRASMAARTGLSKSTIGRIWKKFDLKPHLQDAFKLSTDPQFVAKVVDVVGLYHNPPEKAVVLCVDEKSQIQALDRSQPVLPMMPGMPERRTHDYLRHGITSLFAAFNIADGTVIGELHRRHRAVEFKKFLVTIDKAVPAGLDVHLVCDNYATHNTPEIKTWLGKHPRFHVHCTPTGSSWINQVERWFGLLTDKLIRRGVHTSVKALEEDIRAWIDSWNENPRPFTWTKTADEILKSLADYLTKLTPPATENQRET
- a CDS encoding acyl-CoA dehydrogenase family protein; this translates as MVRASRYLIGLASGAPDAAVQYAKSRRQFGRPLGRIPSIAFRLAASRARVHATRLLVRDTAARAGQGRAHRDGGTGALALAAEVSRTVTGEAVHVHGAFGMTLQVGMESIWLGAVPEPRRFSTRGRG